One genomic window of Myxococcales bacterium includes the following:
- a CDS encoding histidine--tRNA ligase, producing MASPSASPSIRAVKGMNDVLPGDVARWHALEGLFRSAMALGGYREIRTPLVEPAGLFTRAIGEETDVVEKEMYTFAHHDDRLSLRPEGTASAVRAYVEHNVAKSEPVSRWYYLGPMFRAERPQLGRYRQFWQYGAECFGDAGPASDAEMISELVAFLTAAGVTAPRVLVNSIGGPGTRAAYADALVAFLEPKRDALSEDSQRRLGKNPLRILDSKNPKDREAIVGAPSLTEVLTAEDRAHFSRLVEHLNALGVTYEVDPLLVRGLDYYTRTLFEIKGSREKLGAGDTLIGGGRYDRMVEELGGPSVPALGFAGGLERLLIATEPPPTRPHVQALIAPLGERAVGAALVLARELRAAGLAVEVDTRGGSMKSMLRRANGLGAPFAVLLGDAELDGGQVELKNLGAHTQERIGRGEVARVLGERLAGAPA from the coding sequence ATGGCCTCGCCCTCCGCTTCGCCTTCCATCCGCGCCGTCAAAGGCATGAACGACGTGCTGCCCGGCGACGTGGCCCGCTGGCACGCGCTGGAGGGCCTGTTTCGCAGCGCGATGGCGCTCGGCGGCTACCGGGAGATCCGCACGCCGCTCGTGGAGCCGGCGGGGCTCTTCACGAGGGCCATCGGCGAAGAGACCGACGTCGTCGAGAAGGAGATGTACACCTTCGCCCACCACGACGACCGGCTCTCGCTCCGGCCCGAGGGCACGGCGAGCGCCGTGCGCGCGTACGTAGAGCACAACGTCGCCAAATCCGAGCCCGTGAGCCGCTGGTACTACCTCGGCCCCATGTTCCGCGCGGAGCGACCGCAGCTCGGCCGCTACCGCCAGTTCTGGCAGTACGGCGCCGAGTGCTTCGGCGACGCCGGGCCGGCGAGCGACGCCGAGATGATCTCGGAGCTCGTCGCCTTCCTGACGGCGGCCGGCGTCACCGCGCCGCGCGTCCTCGTCAACTCCATCGGCGGACCGGGCACACGGGCGGCGTACGCGGACGCCTTGGTCGCGTTCCTCGAGCCGAAACGCGACGCGCTGTCGGAGGACTCGCAGCGACGCCTCGGGAAGAACCCGCTCCGCATCCTCGACTCGAAGAACCCGAAGGACCGCGAGGCGATCGTGGGCGCGCCGTCGCTCACCGAGGTCCTCACGGCGGAAGACCGCGCCCATTTCTCCAGGCTTGTCGAGCACTTGAACGCGCTTGGAGTCACCTACGAGGTCGACCCTCTCCTCGTGCGCGGGCTCGACTACTACACGCGCACGCTCTTCGAGATCAAAGGGTCGCGCGAGAAGCTCGGCGCGGGCGACACCCTGATCGGCGGCGGCCGCTACGACCGCATGGTGGAGGAGCTCGGCGGGCCCAGCGTGCCCGCGCTCGGCTTCGCCGGTGGGCTCGAGCGGCTCCTCATCGCGACCGAGCCACCCCCCACGCGCCCCCACGTGCAGGCGCTGATCGCGCCCCTCGGCGAGCGGGCGGTCGGCGCGGCGCTGGTGCTCGCGCGAGAGCTGCGGGCCGCGGGCCTCGCTGTGGAGGTCGACACGCGCGGGGGCTCGATGAAGAGCATGCTCCGCCGCGCGAACGGCCTCGGCGCGCCCTTCGCGGTGCTGCTCGGCGACGCGGAGCTCGACGGCGGACAGGTCGAGCTCAAGAACCTCGGGGCGCACACGCAGGAGCGGATCGGCCGGGGTGAGGTCGCGCGCGTCCTCGGCGAGCGCCTCGCCGGAGCGCCCGCGTGA
- the mltG gene encoding endolytic transglycosylase MltG, giving the protein MSAPTIARVIAALLVTTLVTCAVLLEVVYPTSKGPGTGKVVTFVVTKDQGAFARSQQLAELGLVSSPRIFALFMLSHGGASTPVPGPHFVTDDLEPGELLKRLQRFGLGARVKVTIPEGFTRFDIARRLEEKRVCSAASFLEASVRPELLTELGLTGSAEGFLFPATYEFAADADPDHVIRRMKSEFDRRLAQLHLAHSLSKSSLSAQLGWGTRELVVLASMVEKEAVVDDERPLIAAVFMNRLRDPAFKRKVLQCDPTAGYGCLVLGAAVPACAGYAGKITHDINSAPENTYSTYTHEGLPPGPISNPGAKSLEAAVSPANTKHLYFVARGGGRHAFSETFDDHHAAVKASGPRTPKAAPAP; this is encoded by the coding sequence GTGTCCGCGCCCACCATCGCCCGCGTGATCGCCGCGCTCCTGGTCACGACGCTCGTCACGTGCGCTGTCCTCCTCGAGGTGGTCTACCCGACCTCGAAAGGCCCGGGGACCGGCAAGGTCGTGACGTTCGTCGTGACGAAGGACCAGGGGGCCTTCGCCCGGAGCCAACAGCTCGCCGAGCTCGGCCTCGTGTCGAGCCCGCGCATCTTCGCGCTGTTCATGCTCTCGCACGGCGGCGCGTCCACCCCGGTGCCCGGACCGCACTTCGTGACCGACGACCTCGAGCCGGGCGAGCTGCTGAAGCGTCTGCAGCGCTTCGGGCTCGGGGCGCGCGTGAAGGTCACCATCCCCGAGGGCTTCACCCGCTTCGACATCGCCCGGCGCTTGGAGGAGAAGCGCGTGTGCAGCGCCGCGTCGTTCCTCGAGGCCAGCGTGCGGCCCGAGCTGCTGACGGAGCTCGGCCTCACCGGGTCCGCAGAGGGCTTTCTCTTCCCGGCGACGTACGAGTTTGCGGCCGACGCCGATCCCGATCACGTCATCCGTCGGATGAAGTCGGAGTTCGATCGTCGGCTGGCGCAGCTCCACCTCGCTCATTCGCTCTCCAAGAGCTCTCTCTCCGCCCAGCTCGGCTGGGGCACGCGCGAGCTCGTGGTGCTCGCCAGCATGGTCGAGAAGGAGGCCGTGGTGGACGACGAGCGGCCCCTCATCGCCGCGGTCTTCATGAACCGCCTCCGCGACCCGGCCTTCAAGCGCAAGGTGCTCCAGTGCGATCCCACCGCCGGATACGGCTGCCTCGTGCTCGGCGCGGCCGTGCCCGCGTGCGCCGGATACGCGGGCAAGATCACGCACGACATCAACTCGGCGCCGGAGAACACGTACTCCACGTACACGCACGAGGGGCTCCCGCCCGGGCCGATCTCGAACCCGGGCGCCAAGTCGCTCGAGGCCGCGGTCTCCCCTGCTAACACCAAGCATCTTTACTTCGTCGCTCGCGGCGGCGGTCGTCACGCGTTCTCGGAGACCTTCGACGACCACCACGCCGCCGTGAAGGCGTCGGGGCCGCGCACGCCCAAGGCCGCCCCCGCGCCATGA
- the ruvX gene encoding Holliday junction resolvase RuvX, producing the protein MHKARGARACALDLGGARVGVALADELGLYAHPRGVLAARPRPALLASIAAFAREERVTHIVCGLPLDMRGGEGDAANKARDLAQEIADSTGLSVELWDERLTTVEARRNLAASEVHGAKAKARIDEASAVTILQAWLDQRRHAPRSRGRR; encoded by the coding sequence ATGCACAAGGCGCGGGGCGCGCGTGCGTGCGCGCTCGATTTGGGTGGGGCACGCGTCGGCGTGGCGCTGGCAGACGAGCTCGGCCTGTACGCCCACCCGAGGGGCGTGCTGGCCGCGCGCCCGAGGCCCGCGCTCCTCGCGAGCATCGCCGCGTTCGCGCGCGAAGAGCGGGTGACCCACATCGTGTGCGGGCTGCCCCTCGACATGCGTGGCGGCGAGGGCGACGCCGCGAACAAAGCGCGTGATCTTGCACAGGAAATTGCCGACAGCACTGGGCTCTCGGTCGAGCTGTGGGACGAGCGCCTCACCACGGTGGAGGCGCGGCGTAACCTCGCGGCGAGCGAGGTGCACGGCGCGAAGGCGAAGGCGCGCATCGACGAGGCGTCGGCCGTGACGATCCTTCAGGCGTGGCTCGACCAGCGCCGCCATGCTCCGCGCTCGCGGGGCAGGCGGTGA